Proteins from a single region of Pseudomonas quebecensis:
- the ftsE gene encoding cell division ATP-binding protein FtsE — MIRFEQVGKRYANGHVGLHELSFRVRRGEFLFVTGHSGAGKSTLLRLLLAMERPTTGKLLLAGQDLATISNAQIPFLRRQIGVVFQNHQLLFDRTVFNNVALPLQILGLSKAEIIKRVDSALERVALSDKTDLYPGDLSTGQQQRVGIARAIVHRPALLLADEPTGNLDPRLAAEIMGVFEDINRLGTSVLIASHDLALIARMRHRMLTLQRGRLIGDGEAGV, encoded by the coding sequence ATGATTCGATTCGAACAGGTCGGTAAACGCTATGCCAACGGGCATGTCGGCTTGCATGAGCTGAGCTTTCGAGTGCGTCGCGGCGAGTTCCTGTTTGTCACCGGCCATTCGGGCGCGGGCAAAAGTACCTTGCTGCGCCTGCTGCTGGCCATGGAGCGCCCGACCACCGGCAAACTGCTGCTGGCCGGCCAGGACCTGGCCACCATCAGCAATGCGCAGATTCCGTTTCTGCGCCGCCAGATCGGCGTGGTGTTCCAGAACCACCAGTTGCTGTTCGATCGCACGGTGTTCAATAACGTCGCGCTGCCGCTGCAGATTCTCGGGTTGTCCAAGGCTGAGATCATCAAGCGCGTGGATTCGGCCCTGGAGCGTGTAGCGCTGTCGGACAAGACCGACCTCTACCCCGGCGACCTGTCCACCGGCCAGCAGCAGCGCGTCGGTATCGCCCGCGCTATCGTCCACCGCCCGGCCCTGCTGCTGGCGGACGAACCCACCGGCAACCTCGACCCGCGTCTGGCGGCGGAGATCATGGGCGTGTTCGAAGACATCAACCGCCTGGGCACCAGTGTGCTGATCGCCAGTCACGACCTGGCGCTGATCGCACGCATGCGCCATCGCATGCTTACTTTGCAACGCGGCCGCCTGATCGGCGACGGGGAGGCGGGCGTATGA
- the rpoH gene encoding RNA polymerase sigma factor RpoH — translation MTTSLQPAYALVPGANLEAYVHTVNSIPLLTPEQERELAESLYYEQDLGAARQMVLAHLRFVVHIARSYSGYGLAQADLIQEGNVGLMKAVKRFNPEMGVRLVSFAVHWIKAEIHEFILRNWRIVKVATTKAQRKLFFNLRSQKKRLAWLNNEEVHRVAESLGVEPREVREMESRLTGHDMAFDPAAEADDDSAFQSPANYLEDHRYDPARQLEDADWSDNSNHNLHEALEVLDERSRDILYQRWLAEEKATLHDLAQKYNVSAERIRQLEKSAMNKLKLSIAA, via the coding sequence ATGACCACTTCTTTGCAACCTGCTTATGCCTTGGTGCCGGGTGCGAACCTGGAAGCCTATGTGCACACGGTCAACAGCATTCCATTGCTGACGCCCGAGCAGGAGCGTGAACTGGCCGAGAGTCTCTACTATGAGCAGGATTTGGGGGCGGCTCGGCAGATGGTGCTCGCCCACCTGCGTTTTGTCGTACATATCGCCCGTAGCTATAGCGGCTACGGCCTGGCCCAGGCTGACCTGATTCAGGAAGGCAATGTCGGCCTGATGAAGGCGGTCAAGCGCTTCAACCCTGAAATGGGCGTGCGCCTGGTGTCGTTTGCCGTGCACTGGATCAAGGCGGAAATTCACGAGTTCATCCTGCGCAACTGGCGCATCGTGAAAGTCGCGACCACCAAGGCCCAGCGCAAGTTGTTCTTCAACCTGCGCAGCCAGAAAAAGCGCCTGGCGTGGCTGAACAACGAAGAAGTCCACCGCGTGGCCGAAAGCCTCGGTGTGGAACCGCGCGAAGTGCGCGAAATGGAAAGCCGTCTGACCGGTCATGACATGGCGTTCGACCCGGCCGCTGAAGCGGACGACGACAGCGCTTTCCAATCGCCCGCCAACTACCTGGAAGACCACCGGTACGACCCGGCGCGTCAACTGGAAGACGCGGACTGGAGCGATAACTCCAATCACAACCTGCACGAAGCGCTGGAAGTGCTGGACGAACGCAGCCGCGACATCCTCTACCAGCGTTGGCTGGCGGAAGAAAAAGCCACGTTGCACGACCTGGCACAGAAGTACAACGTGTCGGCCGAGCGGATTCGTCAGCTTGAAAAGAGCGCGATGAATAAGCTGAAGCTGTCCATCGCCGCTTAA
- the metW gene encoding methionine biosynthesis protein MetW has protein sequence MRADLEIIQDWIPAGSRVLDLGCGDGELLSWLRDNKQVTGYGLENDADNIAQCVAKGINVIEQDLDKGLGNFASNSFDIVVMTQALQAVHYPDRILDEMLRVGRQCIITFPNFGHWRCRWYLATKGRMPVSDFLPYTWYNTPNIHFCTFEDFEALCGEREAKVINRLAVDQQHRHGWASKLWPNLLGEIGIYRVSSPGLADHKIAV, from the coding sequence ATGAGAGCCGACCTGGAAATTATCCAAGACTGGATCCCCGCCGGCAGCCGCGTGCTCGACCTGGGCTGCGGCGATGGCGAACTGCTGAGCTGGCTGCGGGACAACAAGCAAGTCACCGGCTACGGCCTGGAAAACGACGCGGACAACATCGCCCAGTGCGTGGCCAAGGGCATCAACGTGATCGAGCAGGACCTGGACAAGGGCCTCGGCAACTTTGCCAGCAACAGCTTCGACATCGTGGTGATGACCCAGGCCCTGCAGGCGGTGCACTACCCGGACCGCATCCTCGACGAGATGCTGCGCGTAGGCCGCCAGTGCATCATCACCTTCCCCAATTTCGGGCACTGGCGCTGCCGCTGGTACCTGGCCACCAAGGGCCGTATGCCAGTATCGGATTTCCTGCCCTATACCTGGTACAACACGCCGAACATCCACTTTTGCACCTTCGAAGACTTCGAAGCCCTGTGTGGTGAGCGTGAAGCCAAGGTGATCAACCGCCTCGCCGTCGACCAACAGCACCGTCACGGCTGGGCGAGTAAACTATGGCCCAACCTGTTGGGCGAAATTGGTATCTACCGGGTCAGCAGCCCCGGTCTGGCCGACCACAAGATTGCCGTCTAA
- the mtgA gene encoding monofunctional biosynthetic peptidoglycan transglycosylase translates to MLRVLFSRLLKVVKWFAIGSVLLVLLFRVVPPPFTALMVERKVESWFDGEPIDLQRTWVPWDEISDDLKVAVMAGEDQRFPQHWGFDFGAIQAALAHNERGGSIRGASTLSQQVSKNLFLWAGRSYLRKGLEAWFTGLIEVLWPKQRILEVYLNSVEWDEGVFGAEAAARHHFGVSAKGLSRQQASYLAAVLPNPRVWSASHPTAYVARRAAWIRQQMSQLGGDGYLMELNNARKAPWSD, encoded by the coding sequence ATGCTGCGTGTCCTCTTCAGTCGTTTACTCAAAGTCGTGAAATGGTTCGCCATCGGCAGTGTGTTGCTGGTGCTGCTGTTTCGTGTCGTCCCGCCGCCGTTCACCGCGCTGATGGTGGAGCGCAAGGTCGAGTCATGGTTCGACGGCGAACCCATCGACCTGCAGCGCACCTGGGTGCCCTGGGACGAGATTTCCGATGACCTCAAAGTCGCGGTGATGGCCGGTGAAGATCAACGCTTCCCGCAGCATTGGGGTTTCGATTTCGGTGCGATCCAGGCGGCATTGGCGCATAACGAGCGCGGCGGTTCGATACGCGGCGCCAGTACGTTGAGCCAGCAGGTGTCCAAGAACCTGTTCCTGTGGGCCGGCCGCAGTTATTTGCGCAAAGGCCTGGAGGCTTGGTTCACCGGGTTGATCGAGGTGTTGTGGCCCAAGCAGCGCATTCTTGAGGTTTACCTCAACAGCGTGGAATGGGATGAGGGCGTGTTTGGCGCAGAAGCGGCGGCGCGACATCACTTTGGGGTGAGCGCCAAGGGCTTATCACGGCAGCAGGCCAGCTATCTGGCGGCAGTGTTGCCCAACCCTCGCGTGTGGAGTGCCAGTCACCCAACAGCGTACGTGGCGCGGCGGGCGGCGTGGATTCGACAACAGATGAGCCAGCTGGGCGGTGATGGTTACCTGATGGAGCTGAACAACGCCCGCAAAGCCCCCTGGTCCGACTGA
- a CDS encoding DUF423 domain-containing protein — MLRSFLMLAAFFGFTGVALGAFAAHGLKNRLSADYLAIFHTGVTYQLVHTLALLGVALLAAHIPGRLVTWAGVSFVVGIVLFSGSLYALTLTGVSKLGIITPFGGLAFLLGWFFLGLAAWRMQLTA; from the coding sequence ATGCTGCGTAGCTTTCTGATGCTGGCCGCCTTTTTTGGCTTTACGGGCGTTGCCCTTGGCGCCTTCGCCGCCCATGGCCTGAAAAACCGCCTGAGCGCCGACTACCTGGCGATCTTTCACACCGGCGTGACCTACCAATTGGTGCACACCCTGGCGCTGTTGGGCGTCGCGCTGCTGGCCGCCCACATCCCCGGCCGGCTGGTGACCTGGGCCGGCGTGTCGTTTGTGGTCGGGATCGTGCTGTTCTCCGGCAGCCTGTATGCGCTGACCCTGACCGGTGTCAGCAAGCTGGGCATCATCACACCCTTCGGCGGCCTGGCCTTCCTGCTCGGCTGGTTCTTCCTGGGCCTTGCTGCCTGGCGCATGCAGCTGACCGCTTGA
- a CDS encoding DUF4426 domain-containing protein, with the protein MSRLAVFLLTACLGASAMAADAIDANRKKDFGDITVHYNTFTSSFLPPETAQKIGVVRSKEKGLINVTVIKGVTPGAAQVTGTIKDLGGKSEILTFKQIDEKNGISYLAPYSVTQREYKTFTINVETGGKAHSFQFNQELFPAE; encoded by the coding sequence ATGAGCCGCCTGGCTGTATTTCTATTGACCGCCTGCCTGGGCGCCAGCGCCATGGCCGCGGACGCTATCGACGCAAATCGCAAGAAAGACTTCGGCGATATCACCGTTCACTACAACACATTCACGTCCAGCTTCCTGCCCCCGGAGACCGCGCAGAAAATCGGCGTGGTGCGCAGCAAGGAAAAAGGGCTGATCAATGTGACCGTGATCAAGGGAGTGACGCCGGGCGCGGCTCAGGTGACCGGTACCATCAAGGACCTGGGTGGCAAAAGCGAGATCCTGACGTTCAAGCAAATCGATGAGAAAAACGGGATCAGCTACCTCGCGCCGTACTCCGTGACCCAGCGCGAATACAAGACCTTTACCATCAATGTTGAAACCGGCGGCAAAGCGCATAGCTTCCAATTCAACCAAGAACTGTTTCCGGCCGAATGA
- the thiS gene encoding sulfur carrier protein ThiS, translating to MRIQLNGEPFELPDGETVAALLTRLDLTGRRVAVELNQDIVPRSQHEGTALSDGDQVEVVHAIGGG from the coding sequence ATGCGCATTCAGTTGAACGGCGAACCCTTTGAACTGCCCGACGGTGAAACCGTTGCGGCCCTGCTGACCCGTCTGGACCTGACCGGGCGTCGCGTCGCGGTGGAACTCAACCAGGACATCGTTCCGCGAAGCCAGCATGAAGGTACCGCGTTGAGCGACGGTGACCAGGTCGAAGTGGTCCACGCCATCGGCGGCGGCTAG
- the ftsY gene encoding signal recognition particle-docking protein FtsY → MFGSNDDKKTPAAAGEKKGLFGWLRKKPQETVVEQPQVQPEPIPEPVIEAEPAAEAPAPVVLPLVEPVLQPVVEAPPEPEPEHKPWPPLPVAEEPVALVDDVQAEHLVPPIPPVVEPEPQPAAVEPTPAPVVVPAPAGPAPVLEAAPAVIAAQPAEISKTGFFARLKQGLSKTSASIGEGMASLFLGRKTIDDELLEDIETRLLTADVGVEATAVIIQSLTQKVARKQLTDADALYKSLQAELAAMLKPVEAPLVITPNKPFVILVVGVNGAGKTTTIGKLAKKLQLEGKKVMLAAGDTFRAAAVEQLQVWGERNKIPVIAQHTGADSASVIFDAVQAAKARNIDVLIADTAGRLHTKDNLMEELKKVRRVIGKLDADAPHEVLLVLDAGTGQNAISQAKQFNQTVQLTGLALTKLDGTAKGGVIFALAKQFGLPIRYIGVGEGIDDLRTFEAEPFVQALFAERERS, encoded by the coding sequence ATGTTTGGTTCCAACGACGACAAGAAGACCCCAGCCGCGGCTGGCGAGAAAAAAGGCCTGTTCGGATGGCTGCGCAAAAAGCCGCAGGAAACCGTCGTCGAACAGCCGCAGGTTCAACCTGAGCCGATCCCCGAACCCGTTATAGAAGCCGAACCGGCGGCCGAAGCGCCGGCACCGGTGGTATTGCCCCTGGTGGAGCCGGTATTGCAGCCGGTCGTCGAAGCGCCGCCTGAGCCTGAGCCGGAGCACAAGCCATGGCCGCCGTTGCCGGTGGCCGAGGAACCGGTGGCGCTGGTCGATGATGTGCAGGCTGAGCACCTCGTGCCGCCGATTCCGCCGGTTGTCGAACCTGAGCCGCAGCCGGCGGCAGTCGAGCCGACGCCTGCTCCGGTAGTTGTGCCTGCGCCGGCCGGGCCTGCGCCGGTGCTAGAGGCCGCGCCTGCGGTCATCGCTGCGCAACCGGCCGAAATCAGCAAGACCGGCTTCTTCGCCCGCCTCAAGCAAGGCCTGAGCAAGACCAGCGCCAGTATCGGTGAAGGCATGGCCAGCCTGTTCCTGGGCCGCAAGACCATCGACGACGAACTGCTCGAAGACATCGAAACCCGTCTGCTGACCGCCGACGTCGGCGTCGAAGCCACCGCGGTAATCATCCAGAGCCTGACCCAGAAGGTCGCCCGCAAGCAACTGACCGACGCCGATGCCCTCTACAAATCGCTGCAGGCCGAGCTGGCCGCGATGCTCAAGCCGGTCGAAGCGCCGCTGGTGATCACCCCGAACAAGCCATTCGTGATTCTGGTGGTGGGCGTCAACGGCGCCGGCAAGACCACCACCATTGGCAAACTGGCCAAAAAGCTGCAGCTTGAGGGTAAGAAAGTCATGCTCGCCGCCGGCGATACCTTCCGTGCCGCTGCCGTGGAGCAGTTGCAGGTCTGGGGTGAGCGCAACAAGATCCCGGTCATCGCCCAGCACACCGGCGCCGATTCCGCCTCGGTGATTTTCGACGCCGTGCAGGCGGCCAAGGCCCGTAACATCGATGTGCTGATCGCCGATACCGCCGGTCGCCTGCACACCAAAGACAATTTGATGGAAGAGCTGAAAAAAGTGCGCCGTGTGATCGGCAAGCTCGACGCCGACGCGCCCCACGAGGTGCTGTTGGTGCTGGACGCCGGTACGGGCCAGAACGCTATCAGCCAGGCCAAGCAGTTCAACCAGACGGTGCAGTTGACCGGTCTGGCCTTGACCAAACTCGACGGCACGGCAAAGGGCGGTGTGATCTTCGCCCTGGCTAAACAGTTCGGCTTGCCGATTCGCTATATCGGTGTCGGTGAGGGTATCGACGACTTGCGCACCTTTGAAGCCGAACCCTTTGTCCAGGCACTGTTTGCCGAGCGGGAGCGTTCATGA
- the ftsX gene encoding permease-like cell division protein FtsX, with protein sequence MSATRSPKVSERVAPKPADPQPKKKKHNDDDGPDFSTLLRAWIESHRASLVDSLRRLGKQPIGSFFTCLVMAVALSLPMGLSLLLNNVERLGGSWQRAAQISLYLNLDASPQQGEALRDDIKNMPGVADAEYVSRDQALEEFQQQSGLGEALKELPQNPLPGVVLVTPNEVDKAALEALRQKLAELPKVQQAQLDLVWVERLAAILKLGDRFVFGLTVLLVSALLLVIGNTIRLHIENRRTEIEVIKLVGGTDSYVRRPFLYMGALYGFGAGILSWGVLAFGLNWLNDAVVGLAGLYGSDFALAGVPVADGLSLLLGAVLLGYIGAWIAVARHLRELAPK encoded by the coding sequence ATGAGTGCCACACGCAGCCCCAAGGTTTCCGAGCGCGTGGCGCCAAAACCGGCCGACCCGCAACCGAAAAAGAAAAAACACAACGATGACGACGGCCCGGACTTCAGCACCCTGCTGCGCGCCTGGATCGAAAGTCATCGCGCCAGCCTGGTCGACAGCCTGCGCCGCCTGGGCAAGCAGCCGATCGGTAGCTTTTTTACCTGCCTGGTAATGGCCGTGGCCTTGAGCCTGCCGATGGGCTTGTCGCTGTTGCTCAATAATGTGGAGCGCCTGGGCGGCTCCTGGCAACGTGCGGCGCAGATTTCGCTGTACCTGAACCTGGATGCCAGCCCACAACAGGGCGAAGCGTTGCGCGACGACATCAAGAACATGCCGGGCGTGGCGGATGCCGAGTACGTCAGCCGTGACCAGGCCCTTGAGGAGTTCCAGCAACAATCCGGCCTGGGCGAGGCGCTCAAGGAGCTGCCGCAGAACCCATTGCCCGGCGTGGTGCTGGTAACGCCGAACGAAGTGGACAAGGCCGCCCTCGAAGCCCTGCGACAAAAACTCGCAGAGCTGCCGAAGGTGCAACAAGCGCAACTTGATCTAGTCTGGGTAGAGCGCCTGGCGGCGATCCTCAAACTGGGTGACCGGTTTGTGTTCGGTTTGACGGTGTTGCTGGTGTCTGCATTACTTTTGGTGATAGGTAATACCATTCGTCTTCATATTGAAAACCGTCGCACCGAGATAGAAGTGATTAAACTGGTCGGCGGCACGGACAGCTATGTGCGTCGGCCGTTTCTGTACATGGGCGCGCTTTATGGCTTCGGTGCGGGGATTTTGTCCTGGGGTGTCCTGGCGTTTGGCCTGAATTGGCTGAACGACGCGGTGGTCGGGCTGGCCGGGCTGTACGGCAGCGATTTCGCCCTGGCGGGCGTGCCGGTTGCCGATGGCCTGTCACTCTTGCTCGGCGCGGTATTGTTGGGGTATATCGGTGCCTGGATTGCGGTCGCACGGCATTTACGTGAGTTGGCACCGAAGTAG
- the hemW gene encoding radical SAM family heme chaperone HemW: MPVLPPLALYIHIPWCVRKCPYCDFNSHTASKVLPEEEYVDALLADLDQDLHAVYGRELSSIFFGGGTPSLFSAAALGRLLKGVEARIPFAGDIEITLEANPGTFEQEKFVAYRKLGINRLSIGIQSFQQAKLEALGRIHNGDEAVRAAGMARQAGFDNFNLDLMHGLPDQSLDDALSDLRQAIALKPTHLSWYQLTLEPNTVFWNQPPALPEDDTLWDIQEAGQALLAEHGYAQYEVSAYAQPGRPARHNLNYWSFGDFIGIGAGAHGKLSHPDGRIVRTWKTRAPKDYLNPAKSFQAGAKELTNEELPFEFLMNALRLTDGVDARLYAERTGLALASLDEARREAEQSGLMQVEPSRLAATDRGQLFLNDLLQKFLS; this comes from the coding sequence ATGCCTGTGCTGCCGCCCCTGGCGCTGTATATCCATATTCCGTGGTGCGTGCGCAAATGCCCGTACTGCGACTTCAACTCCCACACCGCCAGCAAGGTGCTGCCGGAAGAAGAATACGTCGACGCCTTGCTGGCTGACCTCGATCAAGATCTGCACGCGGTATATGGGCGTGAACTGAGTTCGATCTTCTTCGGCGGCGGCACGCCCAGCCTGTTCAGCGCTGCGGCGTTGGGGCGACTGCTCAAAGGCGTGGAAGCACGCATCCCGTTTGCCGGCGACATCGAAATTACCCTGGAAGCCAACCCCGGCACGTTCGAGCAAGAGAAGTTCGTCGCTTACCGCAAGCTGGGAATCAACCGGCTGTCCATCGGCATCCAGAGCTTCCAGCAAGCAAAACTCGAAGCCCTGGGCCGCATTCACAACGGCGACGAGGCCGTACGCGCCGCCGGGATGGCGCGCCAGGCCGGGTTCGATAACTTCAACCTCGACCTGATGCACGGCTTGCCCGATCAGTCCCTGGACGACGCGTTGAGCGATCTGCGCCAGGCCATCGCGCTCAAGCCCACGCATTTGTCCTGGTACCAGTTGACCCTGGAACCCAACACCGTGTTCTGGAACCAGCCGCCGGCGCTGCCGGAAGACGACACGCTGTGGGATATCCAGGAAGCGGGCCAGGCGCTGCTGGCCGAGCACGGTTACGCACAATATGAAGTCTCGGCCTATGCGCAGCCGGGCCGACCGGCACGGCATAACCTGAACTACTGGAGCTTCGGCGACTTTATCGGTATCGGCGCCGGTGCCCACGGCAAACTCAGTCATCCGGACGGGCGTATTGTGCGCACGTGGAAAACCCGCGCGCCCAAGGACTATCTGAACCCGGCCAAAAGCTTCCAGGCCGGCGCGAAGGAACTGACCAACGAAGAACTGCCATTCGAGTTTCTGATGAATGCCCTGCGGCTTACCGACGGCGTTGATGCCAGGCTCTACGCCGAGCGCACCGGTCTGGCCCTGGCAAGCCTCGACGAAGCACGCAGGGAGGCAGAACAAAGCGGCTTAATGCAGGTCGAACCGTCACGCCTGGCGGCCACCGACCGCGGGCAACTCTTTCTCAATGACCTGTTGCAGAAGTTTTTGAGCTGA
- the rdgB gene encoding RdgB/HAM1 family non-canonical purine NTP pyrophosphatase, translated as MMNLTQLVLASHNAGKLKELQAMLGDSVQLRSIGEFSQVEPEETGLSFVENAILKARNAARISGLPALADDSGLAVDFLGGAPGIYSARYADGKGDAANNAKLLEALKDVPDAERGAQFVCVLALVRHADDPLPILCEGLWHGRILHAASGEHGFGYDPLFWVPERNVSSAELSPADKNQISHRARAMDLLRQRLSLK; from the coding sequence ATGATGAACCTGACTCAACTGGTACTGGCCAGCCATAACGCCGGCAAACTCAAAGAACTGCAGGCCATGCTCGGTGACTCCGTGCAACTGCGCTCCATCGGCGAGTTCAGCCAGGTGGAGCCGGAAGAGACCGGCCTGTCGTTCGTCGAAAACGCCATCCTCAAGGCGCGCAATGCCGCGCGTATTTCCGGTCTGCCGGCACTGGCGGACGACTCGGGCCTGGCGGTGGACTTCCTTGGCGGTGCGCCGGGGATCTACTCGGCACGCTATGCCGACGGCAAGGGCGACGCAGCCAACAACGCCAAGCTGCTCGAAGCCCTCAAGGACGTACCGGATGCCGAGCGCGGCGCGCAGTTCGTCTGCGTACTGGCGCTGGTGCGACACGCCGACGACCCGCTGCCGATCCTCTGTGAAGGCCTGTGGCACGGGCGCATCCTGCATGCGGCCAGCGGCGAGCATGGGTTTGGCTATGACCCGCTGTTCTGGGTGCCGGAGCGTAACGTGTCCAGTGCCGAGCTGAGCCCGGCCGACAAGAACCAGATCAGCCACCGTGCTCGCGCAATGGATTTGCTGCGCCAACGCCTGAGCCTGAAATGA
- a CDS encoding thiazole synthase, with the protein MSIVRNDKPFVLAGRTYQSRLLVGTGKYRDMEETRLAIEASGAEIVTFAVRRTNLGQIEGEPNLLEVLSPDRYTFLPNTAGCYDAVEAVRTCRLARELLDGHNLVKLEVLADQKTLFPNVIETLKAAETLVKEGFDVMVYTSDDPIIARQLAEIGCIAVMPLAGLIGSGLGICNPYNLQIILEEATIPVLVDAGVGTASDATIAMELGCDAVLMNSAIAHAQQPIMMAEAMNHAIVAGRLAYLAGRMPKKLYASASSPLDGLIK; encoded by the coding sequence ATGAGCATCGTTCGTAACGACAAGCCCTTCGTCCTGGCCGGCCGTACCTACCAGTCCCGTCTGCTGGTCGGCACCGGCAAGTACCGCGACATGGAAGAAACACGCCTGGCCATCGAAGCCTCGGGTGCCGAAATCGTGACCTTCGCCGTACGTCGCACCAACCTCGGCCAGATCGAGGGCGAGCCGAACCTGCTCGAAGTGCTGTCGCCGGACCGCTACACCTTTTTGCCGAACACCGCCGGTTGCTACGACGCCGTCGAAGCCGTGCGCACCTGTCGCCTGGCCCGTGAGCTGCTCGACGGTCATAACCTGGTCAAGCTGGAAGTGCTGGCCGACCAGAAAACCCTGTTCCCCAATGTGATCGAAACCCTCAAGGCCGCCGAAACCCTGGTCAAGGAAGGCTTCGACGTGATGGTCTACACCAGCGATGACCCGATCATCGCGCGCCAATTGGCCGAAATCGGCTGCATCGCGGTGATGCCGCTGGCCGGTCTGATCGGTTCAGGCCTGGGGATCTGCAATCCCTACAACCTGCAGATCATCCTCGAAGAAGCCACGATCCCGGTATTGGTGGACGCGGGCGTGGGCACCGCCTCCGACGCGACCATTGCCATGGAACTGGGCTGCGACGCGGTGCTGATGAACTCGGCCATCGCCCATGCCCAGCAACCGATCATGATGGCCGAAGCCATGAACCACGCCATCGTCGCGGGCCGCCTGGCCTACCTCGCCGGGCGCATGCCGAAAAAACTCTACGCCAGCGCCTCTTCGCCGCTGGATGGTCTGATCAAGTAA
- the trmB gene encoding tRNA (guanosine(46)-N7)-methyltransferase TrmB, translated as MTESNETPNTQEAGDESKHRRIKSFVMRAGRMTEGQQKGLEQGTPLFVLPLADAPVDYDQVFGRSAPRSLEIGFGMGHSLLEMAAAAPEQDFIGVEVHRPGVGALLNGVLTQGLTNLRVYDCDAIEVLNRCIADNSLDRLMLFFPDPWHKARHHKRRIVQASFAELVRSKLKVGGILHMATDWEPYAEYMLEVMNVAPGYRNLAEDGKCVPRPAERPITKFERRGERLGHGVWDLKFEKLA; from the coding sequence ATGACTGAATCAAACGAAACGCCGAACACCCAGGAAGCAGGCGACGAATCCAAGCACCGCCGCATCAAAAGTTTTGTGATGCGCGCCGGCCGCATGACCGAAGGCCAGCAAAAGGGCCTGGAACAAGGTACGCCGTTGTTCGTGCTGCCCCTGGCCGACGCGCCGGTGGACTACGACCAGGTGTTCGGCCGTTCGGCCCCGCGCTCGCTGGAGATCGGCTTCGGTATGGGCCACTCCCTGCTGGAAATGGCAGCGGCTGCGCCGGAACAGGATTTCATCGGTGTGGAAGTGCATCGTCCAGGTGTCGGCGCGCTGCTCAACGGCGTGCTGACCCAGGGCCTGACCAACCTGCGGGTGTACGACTGCGACGCGATCGAAGTACTTAACCGCTGCATCGCCGACAACAGTCTGGACCGCTTGATGCTGTTCTTCCCCGACCCATGGCATAAAGCCCGCCATCATAAGCGCCGCATCGTCCAGGCTTCGTTCGCGGAACTGGTGCGCAGCAAGCTCAAAGTCGGCGGTATCCTGCATATGGCGACCGACTGGGAGCCGTACGCGGAGTACATGCTGGAAGTGATGAACGTCGCCCCCGGCTACCGCAACCTGGCCGAAGACGGCAAATGCGTACCGCGCCCGGCGGAGCGTCCAATCACCAAGTTTGAACGCCGTGGTGAGCGGCTGGGGCATGGGGTGTGGGATTTGAAGTTCGAGAAGCTGGCATAA
- a CDS encoding DUF3392 domain-containing protein codes for MDLVLDLLATVSRWSRSNLSEISLALVGCLLVLFGADIKGWIEARLGSIAGALRVPLMALVCMIGSGAALIYATPWIVRGLSQFNNYSLAPVLVVVLVLIGVVADRR; via the coding sequence ATGGATTTGGTACTCGACCTGCTCGCCACCGTATCCCGCTGGAGCCGCAGCAACCTGTCGGAAATCTCCCTGGCCCTCGTCGGCTGCTTGCTGGTGCTGTTCGGTGCCGACATCAAGGGCTGGATCGAAGCACGCCTGGGCAGCATCGCCGGCGCCTTGCGCGTGCCTTTGATGGCCCTGGTCTGCATGATCGGCAGCGGCGCCGCCTTGATCTACGCCACACCGTGGATCGTGCGCGGGTTGAGCCAGTTCAACAACTACAGCCTGGCACCGGTGCTGGTGGTGGTGCTGGTGTTGATTGGGGTCGTCGCCGACCGCCGCTGA